A portion of the Cryptomeria japonica chromosome 5, Sugi_1.0, whole genome shotgun sequence genome contains these proteins:
- the LOC131068384 gene encoding disease resistance protein Roq1, producing MASSSSSQKQNRELNAFSGIEPAGKRRMVSESSRLFDVFINHRGPDVKQTLATELYESLGQKGIQAFLDSQEKELGNSFPSTIETAIRYAKVHIAIFSKRYAESPWCLAELLLMLETKAKIIPVFYELEPWELRRIEKGIYADAFKKYEEKGRYLEKLNEWKEALQTLSFIAGVEFHSFKDYKIIVAAVEEEVKRKKCLHVAKYPVGLNDLVQDFERRCLDELVQDFENQCGLEKRKDKPNIVGIFGMGGVGKTTLTKELFNRKRSDYSRSCFLFDVREASVRSELPLLQRQLLKDLFDHKDPSLSFRNKEEGKSGLNDHLQRSHSLNFLIVVDDIDHVEQLDALLIMDILNKSNNSLIIVTTRDIGVVINAGITVGYPLKGMDRNHGWELFCWHAFDQPLPHSGYEGLIDQFVDVCRGLPLSLQVLGRLVRGRPHEYWELTLIKTREMLPRDVKQSLRISFDALEDEEKQVFMDIACFFCGQKRTYGRENIGGIRMER from the exons ATGGCGTCTTCCTCATCATCTCAGAAGCAAAATCGAGAATTAAATGCTTTCTCTGGAATTGAACCTGCTGGCAAAAGAAGGATGGTTTCTGAATCTTCGAGATTGTTTGATGTATTCATAAATCACAGAGGCCCCGATGTCAAACAAACTTTGGCGACTGAGCTTTATGAATCTCTTGGGCAAAAGGGAATACAGGCGTTTCTTGATTCTCAAGAGAAGGAACTTGGAAACTCGTTTCCTTCCACTATTGAGACAGCTATCCGCTATGCTAAGGTGCACATAGCCATCTTTTCCAAAAGATATGCAGAGTCCCCTTGGTGCCTGGCTGAGCTGCTTCTTATGTTAGAAACTAAGGCCAAAATTATTCCTGTGTTTTATGAACTCGAGCCATGGGAACTCCGCCGCATTGAAAAGGGAATATATGCTGATGCATtcaagaaatatgaggaaaagggCAGGTACCTCGAAAAGCTCAACGAGTGGAAGGAAGCCCTTCAAACTCTTTCATTTATTGCTGGAGTAGAATTTCACAG TTTCAAAGACTACAAAATCATAGTAGCAGCAGTAGAAGAGGAAGTAAAAAGGAAAAAATGTTTACATGTGGCAAAATATCCAGTAGGGCTTAACGATCTTGTTCAAGATTTTGAAAGAAGATGTCTTGATGAACTTGTTCAAGATTTTGAAAACCAGTGTGGCCTCGAAAAAAGGAAAGATAAGCCtaacattgttggcatttttggcATGGGTGGTGTCGGGAAGACAACTCTGACCAAAGAGTTGTTTAACCGAAAGCGTTCAGATTATTCTAGATCATGTTTTTTGTTTGATGTGCGCGAAGCCTCTGTGAGAAGTGAACTACCTCTTTTGCAACGCCAGCTTCTCAAAGATCTATTCGATCACAAAGATCCGAGTTTGAGTTTTCGaaacaaagaagaaggaaaaagcgGTCTGAATGATCATTTACAAAGAAGCCACTCTTTAAACTTCCTAATAGTTGTAGATGACATCGATCATGTGGAGCAGTTAGATGCTCTACTGATCATGGATatcttaaataaatcaaataacagTCTGATTATTGTCACAACCCGTGACATTGGTGTGGTTATAAATGCAGGGATTACCGTCGGTTATCCTTTAAAAGGAATGGACAGAAATCACGGTTGGGAACTCTTTTGCTGGCATGCATTTGACCAACCCCTTCCACATTCTGGGTACGAGGGATTGATTGACCAATTCGTAGATGTGTGTAGAGGGTTACCTCTTTCTCTTCAGGTTCTGGGCCGGCTTGTTCGTGGTAGACCTCACGAATATTGGGAGTTAACATTGATTAAAACTAGAGAGATGCTGCCTCGAGATGTAAAGCAAAGTTTGAGAATAAGTTTTGACGCATTGGAGGATGAAGAAAAACAAGTTTTCATGGACATTGCTTGTTTTTTTTGTGGGCAAAAAAGAACGTATGGCCGAGAGAATATTGGAGGGATCAGGATGGAACGCTAA